DNA sequence from the bacterium genome:
CGCTGGCCGGAGATGTCGGCGGCCGAGCAGGCGGCGGCCGCTGCCGAGTACGGCGCCTACCGCCAGGCGCTGGCCAAGGCCGGCGCCCTGATCGGCGCCAGCCGGCTGCGGCCGACCTCGGCGACGACGACGGTCCGCGTCGAGAGCGGCCGCACCCAGGTTCTCGACGGCCCCTACGCGGAAGCGAAGGAGCAGCTCGGCGGCTTCTTCCTCATCGACGTCGCCGACCTCGACGCCGCCATCGCCTGGGCGGCCCGCTGCCCGGCGGCGCGGCACGGGACGATCGAGGTGCGGCCGCTGTGGCCACCGGACGCCGCCTGAGGGCCGGCCGGACCCGGCGCCTGCGCGCGCCGCCCCGGGGCCACACCGCCAGCGTCGTTGGCGCAACACGAGGCGTCGACGGCGCGGCTGGGCACGTCGGCGAGCAGGTCGAGGTGGCCGTCGCCGTCGAAATCGGCGGCGGCGAACCGCGGCGGGCCAAGCCGGGCCCGATTGTGGTAGGAAGCTGCGCCATGCTCACACGATCACTCCCCTTACTGGTCGTGACCATGTCGCTGGCCACGTTGGCCGCGCCATTCACCACATCGGCGGTAACGATCGAGGTTGGCTCGGTAGTCGTCGTCAGCGAGAGCGTCCAACTCCCGGTGGTGTTGCTGACGGAAGGCGCGTTCGTGGCGGGGGCACAAATCGACATTCTTTTTCCCGTAGATGCCCAGATCGACGCTCGCGCTAATGGCAAACCGGACTGCAGCATAAACCCAACGATCGACAAAGGCGGCTCTTCATTCATGTTTCAACCGGCCGGGTGTCAGCCGGCAAGGGATTGCAGCAGCATCCGGGCACTTGTCTTGGCGCTGGATAACGTAGACCCGATTCCCGATGGCGCGACGATGTTCACATGCCGGATGCTTGTAATCGCACAGGCGGGAGAGCTCGACATCGAGTGCGGAAATGCCGGAGCCCACGACCCAGACGGTAACGCGCTTACG
Encoded proteins:
- a CDS encoding YciI family protein: MQYLLLLYSDETRWPEMSAAEQAAAAAEYGAYRQALAKAGALIGASRLRPTSATTTVRVESGRTQVLDGPYAEAKEQLGGFFLIDVADLDAAIAWAARCPAARHGTIEVRPLWPPDAA